In Trifolium pratense cultivar HEN17-A07 linkage group LG7, ARS_RC_1.1, whole genome shotgun sequence, a genomic segment contains:
- the LOC123895502 gene encoding myb family transcription factor PHL7 — protein sequence MYHPTNVPDLSLIGSNSLVHGQHIDSGRSTMDPGNGGNSLANNSNVNSKQRLRWTHELHERFVDAVAQLGGPDRATPKGVLRVMGVQGLTIYHVKSHLQKYRLAKYLPDSSSDEGKKADKKETGDMLSNLDGSSGMQITEALKLQMEVQKRLHEQLEVQRQLQLRIEAQGKYLKKIIEEQQRLSGVLSPGSGVAAPTPGDVCQQELDNKTEPATPDPEKAAKEHAPAKSLSVESFSSHHEPMTPDSGCQVGSPADSPNGERSTKKQRVSVEGGAYSKSDMVLPHQILESSMPSYQQQTTVFLTHDHFNPSLGMSTRSGEEFDKLGVGNM from the exons ATGTATCATCCAACGAATGTTCCTGATTTGAGTTTAATCGGAAGCAATTCATTAGTTCATGGTCAGCACATAGATTCTGGTAGGAGCACAATGGATCCTGGTAATGGAGGAAACAGTCTTGCCAACAACTCTAATGTCAACTCAAAACAACGTTTACGCTGGACACATGAGCTACATGAACGCTTTGTTGATGCTGTAGCTCAACTTGGTGGGCCAGATC GTGCCACACCCAAAGGTGTCCTCCGAGTTATGGGTGTACAAGGCTTAACCATTTACCATGTTAAGAGTCATTTGCAG AAATACCGACTAGCAAAATACTTGCCTGACTCCTCATCTGATG AAGGGAAAAAGGCTGACAAGAAAGAAACGGGGGATATGCTTTCCAATCTAGATGGTTCATC GGGGATGCAGATTACTGAAGCACTAAAGCTTCAAATGGAGGTGCAGAAGCGACTTCATGAACAATTGGAG GTGCAGAGACAGCTACAATTAAGGATAGAAGCTCAgggaaaatatttgaaaaagatAATTGAAGAGCAACAGCGACTCAGCGGGGTTCTTTCACCCGGCTCTGGTGTTGCAGCACCAACTCCAGGAGATGTGTGCCAACAAGAACTCGACAATAAGACTGAGCCGGCAACCCCCGACCCAGAAAAAGCTGCTAAAGAACATGCACCAGCAAAGAGTCTTTCAGTTGAATCTTTCTCATCTCACCATGAACCGATGACACCGGATTCCGGTTGCCAAGTTGGTTCTCCTGCTGACAGTCCTAATGGAGAGAGATCAACTAAAAAGCAACGAGTAAGCGTGGAAGGAGGAGCGTATTCAAAATCAGATATGGTGCTTCCACATCAGATACTGGAGTCAAGCATGCCATCATACCAGCAACAGACCACTGTTTTCCTTACTCATGATCACTTTAATCCGTCTTTAGGTATGTCTACAAGAAGTGGTGAGGAATTCGACAAGCTTGGTGTCGGGAATATGTGA
- the LOC123895501 gene encoding DEAD-box ATP-dependent RNA helicase 36-like yields the protein MEKPQYLVDENFPLFKPSRKPSINPSSNINKHKDTAIPQNIPKDTATASFSDLGLSEWAVKTCNELKMQKPRRVQQHCIPKVLEGRHVIGIDHTGSGKTVAFALPILQRLAEHPFGVFALVLTPTHELAFQLDEQFRALGSSFHLRTSVVVGGRIDTVEQAKELLARPHIVIATPGRIKVLLEDNQIARVFSRTKFLVLDEADRLLDVGFQEELKFIFQCLPENRQNLFFSATTTSNLQKLCTRYQDKLYAFQAYEGFKTVEKLTQQVIFIPKNVKDVYLLYILSKTKEMGIRSAIVFVNTCRDCHRLNLMLQVLDQDAAALYSFRSRAQRLEALYEFKSGKVPILLATDVAGRGLDIPTVDLVINYDVPRLPQDYIHRVGRTARAGRGGLALSLVTQNDIDLIGKIEGLIEKNLEKIEYKETEVLSLMKKVFSAKNVAEMKMIDDGFDEKAKERKKQKLKMLAEKGLLKETSKKRKRRKGFAEKGKKTGKSGSGGIRIYSCNDMIVSSNHSIQIF from the exons ATGGAGAAACCACAATACCTGGTGGACGAAAATTTCCCACTCTTCAAACCATCTCGCAAACCCTCCATAAACCCTTCTTCAAATATCAATAAACATAAAGACACTGCAATCCCTCAAAACATCCCTAAAGATACCGCCACAGCTTCCTTCTCAGATCTCGGACTTTCAGAATGGGCGGTGAAGACTTGCAATGAGCTTAAAATGCAGAAACCTCGCCGTGTTCAGCAACATTGTATCCCCAAGGTTCTGGAAGGCCGTCATGTAATTGGCATCGACCACACTGGTAGCGGTAAAACAGTGGCGTTCGCGCTTCCTATTCTCCAGCGTCTTGCTGAGCATCCATTTGGTGTTTTTGCTCTGGTGCTGACGCCCACGCACGAGCTTGCATTTCAACTAGATGAGCAGTTTCGTGCCCTTGGTTCCTCGTTCCACCTCCGCACTTCGGTGGTTGTTGGAGGACGCATAGATACGGTTGAACAGGCTAAAGAGTTGCTAGCCAGACCTCACATCGTTATCGCTACTCCTGGGAGGATCAAGGTCTTGCTCGAGGATAATCAAATTGCTCGTGTTTTCTCTAGGACTAAG TTTCTTGTCTTGGATGAAGCAGACCGACTCCTAGATGTTGGTTTTCAGGAGGAATTGAAATTTATCTTTCAGTGCTTACCAGAAAACCGGCAAAACCTGTTCTTTTCTGCAACCACAACGAGTAATCTGCAAAAGTTGTGTACGCGTTACCAAGATAAGCTGTATGCATTTCAGGCTTATGAAGGGTTTAAAACAGTCGAAAAGCTTACTCAACAAGTTATATTCATCCCTAAAAATGTGAAGGACGTATATTTGTTATACATCTTGTCTAAAACGAAAGAAATGGGTATTCGATCTGCCATTGTATTTGTCAACACATGCAG AGACTGTCATCGTTTAAATTTAATGTTACAAGTGCTTGATCAAGACGCTGCAGCTCTATATTCATTCAGATCACGGGCTCAGAGGCTCGAAGCACTTTATGAATTTAAATCAGGAAAGGTTCCTATATTACTAGCAACTGATGTTGCCGGCCGTGGTTTGGATATTCCTACAGTTGACCTTGTTATCAATTATGATGTTCCGAG GCTTCCACAAGATTATATCCATCGTGTAGGTCGTACTGCAAGAGCAGGTAGAGGGGGACTCGCTTTGAGCCTTGTCACGCAG AATGATATTGATCTCATTGGTAAAATAGAGGGCCTTATTGAAAAGAATCTTGAAAAGATTGAATATAAAGAAACTGAGGTGCTTTCTCTGATGAAAAAG GTTTTTAGTGCTAAGAATGTTGCAGAAATGAAGATGATTGATGATGGTTTTGATGAGAAAGCGAAAGAGCGGAAAAAACAGAAACTGAAAATGCTAGCAGAGAAAGGATTATTAAAGGAAACAAgtaagaagagaaaaagaagaaaaggatttgcagagaaaggaaaaaaaacaggaaaaagTGGAAGTGGAGGCATTAGGATATACTCCTGTAATGATATGATAGTTTCCTCTAATCAtagtattcaaattttttag
- the LOC123895504 gene encoding protein PHR1-LIKE 2-like isoform X1: MYPRLIHPHEGIVVGQDDLQGGGVSNHKGDPCLVLTADPKPRLRWTQDLHERFVDAVTQLGGPSKATPKAIMRTMNVKGLTLFHLKSHLQKYRLGKQSGKDIGEGCKDGMTGSYLLESPSTDNSSPKLPTSDTNEGYEIKEALRAQMEVQSKLHLQVEAEKHLQIRQDAERRYMAMLERACKMLADQFIGATVIDTDSQKFQGIENKAPRGSLVDHLGFYSLPPSTEVAGVNVQEEEIPPTLPPQRADCSTESCLTSHESSGGLTLEGTPSAGKRRMLGMDSMTAPLIWSEAKMKTQAINLGQGNHPLGISRYGGL, translated from the exons atgtATCCTAGATTGATACACCCTCATGAAGGTATTGTTGTTGGACAAGATGATTTGCAAGGTGGTGGTGTCTCTAATCATAAGGGTGACCCTTGTCTTGTTTTGACTGCTGATCCAAAACCTCGTCTTCGTTGGACTCAAGACCTTCATGAACGTTTTGTTGATGCTGTTACTCAGCTTGGAGGTCCTAGTA AAGCTACACCAAAAGCAATCATGCGGACCATGAATGTCAAGGGTTTGACTCTATTTCATTTAAAGAGTCATCTTCAG AAATACAGACTCGGTAAGCAATCCGGAAAAGATATAGGGGAGGGATGCAAAGATG GGATGACAGGTTCCTATCTTTTAGAAAGCCCTAGCACTGATAACTCGTCTCCAAAGTTGCCTACTTCCGATACAAACGA GGGTTATGAAATCAAGGAGGCATTAAGAGCACAAATGGAGGTTCAAAGTAAACTACATTTGCAAGTCGAG GCAGAGAAGCACTTGCAGATTCGCCAGGATGCGGAGCGAAGATACATGGCTATGCTTGAAAGAGCGTGCAAGATGTTGGCTGATCAATTTATCGGTGCTACGGTTATAGACACAGACAGCCAAAAGTTCCAAGGAATTGAAAATAAAGCACCAAGAGGTTCCTTGGTCGATCATCTTGGTTTTTACTCCTTGCCACCATCTACTGAGGTGGCTGGAGTAAATGTTCAGGAAGAAGAAATACCTCCAACTCTCCCACCTCAAAGAGCCGACTGTTCAACCGAAAGTTGTTTAACTTCGCACGAGAGCTCTGGAGGATTGACTTTAGAAGGAACTCCAAGTGCGGGAAAAAGGAGAATGCTCGGCATGGACTCAATGACAGCACCTTTGATTTGGAGTGAAGCTAAGATGAAAACTCAAGCCATCAATTTAGGTCAAGGTAATCATCCTCTTGGAATATCGAGGTATGGCGGCTTGTAA
- the LOC123895504 gene encoding protein PHR1-LIKE 3-like isoform X2, whose translation MYPRLIHPHEGIVVGQDDLQGGGVSNHKGDPCLVLTADPKPRLRWTQDLHERFVDAVTQLGGPSKATPKAIMRTMNVKGLTLFHLKSHLQKYRLGMTGSYLLESPSTDNSSPKLPTSDTNEGYEIKEALRAQMEVQSKLHLQVEAEKHLQIRQDAERRYMAMLERACKMLADQFIGATVIDTDSQKFQGIENKAPRGSLVDHLGFYSLPPSTEVAGVNVQEEEIPPTLPPQRADCSTESCLTSHESSGGLTLEGTPSAGKRRMLGMDSMTAPLIWSEAKMKTQAINLGQGNHPLGISRYGGL comes from the exons atgtATCCTAGATTGATACACCCTCATGAAGGTATTGTTGTTGGACAAGATGATTTGCAAGGTGGTGGTGTCTCTAATCATAAGGGTGACCCTTGTCTTGTTTTGACTGCTGATCCAAAACCTCGTCTTCGTTGGACTCAAGACCTTCATGAACGTTTTGTTGATGCTGTTACTCAGCTTGGAGGTCCTAGTA AAGCTACACCAAAAGCAATCATGCGGACCATGAATGTCAAGGGTTTGACTCTATTTCATTTAAAGAGTCATCTTCAG AAATACAGACTCG GGATGACAGGTTCCTATCTTTTAGAAAGCCCTAGCACTGATAACTCGTCTCCAAAGTTGCCTACTTCCGATACAAACGA GGGTTATGAAATCAAGGAGGCATTAAGAGCACAAATGGAGGTTCAAAGTAAACTACATTTGCAAGTCGAG GCAGAGAAGCACTTGCAGATTCGCCAGGATGCGGAGCGAAGATACATGGCTATGCTTGAAAGAGCGTGCAAGATGTTGGCTGATCAATTTATCGGTGCTACGGTTATAGACACAGACAGCCAAAAGTTCCAAGGAATTGAAAATAAAGCACCAAGAGGTTCCTTGGTCGATCATCTTGGTTTTTACTCCTTGCCACCATCTACTGAGGTGGCTGGAGTAAATGTTCAGGAAGAAGAAATACCTCCAACTCTCCCACCTCAAAGAGCCGACTGTTCAACCGAAAGTTGTTTAACTTCGCACGAGAGCTCTGGAGGATTGACTTTAGAAGGAACTCCAAGTGCGGGAAAAAGGAGAATGCTCGGCATGGACTCAATGACAGCACCTTTGATTTGGAGTGAAGCTAAGATGAAAACTCAAGCCATCAATTTAGGTCAAGGTAATCATCCTCTTGGAATATCGAGGTATGGCGGCTTGTAA
- the LOC123899129 gene encoding probable E3 ubiquitin-protein ligase WAVH2, which translates to MRESSRGRRTTSSKLREVAKKVVVVATSYACGSFSRTKSMVDPVTTIDTSCNLSTNISNSSFVSPSTTKNFSGEIIEETDSSIITNNINNNELHNKGLCAICLDPLSYHSKGSSPGQAIFTAQCSHAFHFACISSNVRHGSVTCPICRAHWTQLPRNLNNTLSGSFASSNQSDPILRILDDSIATFRVHRRSVLRTARYDDDDPVEPNDSPDTPKLCFSLEPIPRNAPTSFHSALQVTNHASCPCSSSSMLHSPPMQTPYIMCPSSNRAYLSVKPAHERATDLVLVASPNGPHLRLLKQAMALVVFSLRHIDRLAIVTYSSAAARVFPLRRMTTYGKRTALQVIDRLFYMGQADPVEGLKKGIKILEDRLHKNPESCILHLSDNPTRPYHAICMELPSTPIHRFHVGFGFGTSSGFVMQEFEEFLAKMLGGIVREIQLRICGAGEEAGNGRVIRIGEIRGGEERRIVLDLGDCSHVYVEYSYIEGEIDECVRRTGESVVGLADEHKCDDVSENGEDSESERDMMNTTNIGGRNSSVESWDFHDPYMARRWAKYLHGYRL; encoded by the exons ATGAGAGAAAGTTCAAGAGGAAGAAGAACAACATCATCAAAGCTAAGAGAAGTAGCAAAgaaagttgttgttgttgcaacTTCATATGCATGTGGTTCATTCTCAAGAACAAAATCAATGGTGGATCCAGTTACCACCATTGATACTTCTTGTAACCTATCTACTAAT ATCTCAAATTCCTCATTTGTGTCTCCATCTACAACAAAAAATTTCTCAGGGGAGATAATAGAAGAAACTGATTCAAGTATAATCactaataacatcaacaacaatgaGCTTCATAATAAG GGTTTGTGTGCTATATGCTTAGATCCTTTGAGTTACCACAGCAAGGGAAGCAGTCCAGGCCAAGCTATATTCACTGCTCAGTGTTCTCATGCATTTCATTTTGCCTGCATCTCTTCCAACGTCCGTCACGGTAGTGTCACCTGTCCCATTTGCCGCGCCCATTGGACTCAACTCCCTCGCAACCTTAACAACACACTTTCTGGTTCTTTTGCTTCAAGTAACCAAAGTGATCCCATTCTAAGAATCCTTGATGATTCTATTGCCACCTTCCGTGTTCATCGCCGATCTGTTCTGCGTACTGCTcgatatgatgatgatgatcctgTTGAGCCTAATGACTCACCCGACACTCCCAAGCTATGTTTCTCTCTCGAACCTATTCCACGTAATGCACCAACTAGTTTCCATTCCGCTTTGCAAGTGACCAATCATGCCTCATGTCCTTGTAGCTCCTCATCAATGTTACATTCTCCACCTATGCAAACGCCTTATATCATGTGTCCCTCCTCCAATAGAGCTTATCTCTCTGTAAAACCCGCACACGAGCGAGCAACCGACTTAGTCCTAGTTGCTAGTCCCAATGGACCACACCTAAGGCTTCTCAAACAAGCTATGGCTCTTGTGGTTTTCTCTCTCAGACATATCGACCGTCTAGCCATTGTCACATACTCCTCAGCCGCAGCTCGTGTCTTCCCATTAAGACGAATGACAACATACGGAAAACGCACTGCCCTTCAAGTTATCGACCGTTTGTTTTACATGGGACAAGCTGATCCAGTCGAAGGGTTGAAGAAAGGCATTAAAATACTTGAAGACCGATTGCACAAGAACCCCGAGTCCTGTATCCTGCACCTATCAGACAACCCTACAAGACCATACCACGCTATATGCATGGAATTACCATCTACACCAATTCATAGATTTCACGTAGGATTTGGCTTCGGAACTTCAAGCGGATTCGTCATGCAAGAGTTTGAGGAGTTTTTAGCCAAAATGTTAGGAGGCATTGTTAGGGAAATCCAACTAAGAATATGCGGGGCAGGCGAGGAAGCCGGAAATGGAAGAGTGATAAGAATCGGAGAGATAAGAGGCGGAGAAGAAAGAAGAATTGTATTAGACTTAGGTGATTGTAGTCATGTGTATGTAGAATATAGTTACATTGAAGGTGAAATTGATGAGTGTGTTAGAAGAACAGGAGAAAGTGTTGTTGGTCTTGCAGATGAACATAAATGTGATGATGTTTCAGAAAATGGTGAAGATAGTGAGAGTGAGAGAGATATGATGAACACTACAAACATAGGTGGTAGGAATAGTAGTGTTGAAAGTTGGGATTTTCATGATCCTTATATGGCTAGAAGATGGGCTAAGTATTTGCATGGTTATAGACTTTGA